Proteins encoded by one window of Thunnus thynnus chromosome 3, fThuThy2.1, whole genome shotgun sequence:
- the LOC137174496 gene encoding uncharacterized protein codes for MLGGASPVRLLLESKMQVVSGERSLWIYTLLFTSLQLWGGLSASTSSPNLPAPQLDIHSRSRDSVVLICGVPKGYTGVVFMLYRLTERVDSQDVQSGAEQALFTVRIEEGDSAQHKLFCCLYRNQQNLYSAFSPYLQIDQLEATAPPRSIPSVPPPVLSVEPSAGVVKRGDMLTFSCSVPALMPQSQSQSTSKQKPVSFLLLRTAEGTGETTVIHQPRGSKVSNPEPQSGVFSVGPVRGGEDGEYTCLYQTTRRRRLVNSTVSNIVQVTITDVLPVPTLVLQQQTAVWRLLCMGSPSYPGAVFSLYLADHDVPVATHHAKVIHHEVAFPMPVQDSSVSWYRCQYSVLLGGKWSQSELSLPLAITGGVSPTSSTDFLGVDWPLVLGCFSAVVLFLCSVALVVMVARRKVKAAAEEKKKRQDEQFWTQVHAKDHVVDLPLSNFASQEWACGDSTTETTSRSPLWNSLSTFTTPIHPVH; via the exons ATGCTTGGAGGTGCTTCTCCAGTCAGACTTCTTCTTGAGTCAAAGATGCAGGTTGTTAGTGGTGAGCGATCACTTTGGATATACACTCTGCTGTTTACTTCTCTACAACTTTGGG GAGGACTTTCAGCTTCCACTTCCTCTCCCAATCTTCCGGCACCTCAACTTGACATCCATTCGAGGTCAAGGGACTCAGTGGTCCTGATCTGTGGGGTCCCAAAGGGATACACCGGGGTTGTGTTCATGTTGTACCGATTGACGGAGAGG GTGGACTCCCAGGACGTGCAGTCCGGTGCTGAGCAGGCTCTCTTCACTGTCAGGATAGAGGAGGGGGACTCAGCCCAACACAAACTTTTCTGCTGTCTGTACAGGAACCAGCAAAACCTCTACAGTGCATTCAGTCCCTATTTGCAGATAGACCAACTAGAAG CTACTGCCCCTCCTCGCTCCATACCCTCTGTCCCTCCTCCAGTCCTGTCTGTGGAGCCCTCTGCTGGTGTGGTAAAACGTGGAGACATGCTGACCTTCAGCTGCTCCGTCCCTGCTCTCATGCCTCAGTCTCAATCCCAGTCCACCTCTAAGCAGAAACCAGTGTCCTTCCTTTTGCTGAGGACCGCTGAGGGAACAGGAGAGACAACCGTTATCCACCAGCCTCGGGGCAGCAAGGTATCAAACCCTGAACCGCAGTCGGGGGTCTTCAGTGTCGGACCggtgaggggaggagaggacgGAGAGTATACCTGCCTCTACCAGACCACCAGAAGAAGGCGATTGGTCAATTCAACTGTCAGTAACATCGTTCAAGTCACCATCACAG ATGTGCTGCCGGTGCCCACCCTCGtcctccagcagcagacagcagtTTGGCGTTTGCTCTGCATGGGGTCTCCTTCGTACCCCGGCgctgtgttttctctctacCTGGCGGATCATGACGTCCCTGTTGCCACTCACCACGCTAAAGTGATCCACCATGAGGTTGCGTTCCCAATGCCTGTCCAGGACAGTTCAGTGTCTTGGTACCGATGCCAGTACAGTGTCCTCCTGGGAGGGAAATGGAGCCAATCTGAACTCAGCCTCCCGCTGGCTATAACCGGAG gAGTTTCCCCCACATCATCAACAG ATTTCTTAGGTGTGGACTGGCCTCTTGTACTGGGCTGCTTCTCCGCTGTGGTCTTATTCCTCTGCTCAGTAGCTCTTGTGGTTATGGTGGCACGCAGGAAAG TAAAAGCAGCAGccgaagaaaaaaagaaaag GCAGGATGAACAGTTCTGGACTCAAGTTCACGCTAAGGACCATGTTGTTg acctTCCGCTCTCAAACTTCGCCTCTCAG